One Acutalibacter muris DNA window includes the following coding sequences:
- a CDS encoding amidohydrolase → MNKSDVYKLLDEKQQIFIDTADKIWGDPELSLSEHNATKLYEELLFELGFEVEHAVAGIETAFAGKFGSGRPVIGILGEYDALAGLSQKAGELEPCEEVAGGCGGLAKGYGHGCGHHLLGAGSLAAAWAVKEYLAATGESGTVIYYGCPGEEGGAGKAFMAREGLFYALDAALTWHPGTANEIFTGTNNTSMQVEYTFNGIAAHAAGNPHMGRSALDAVELMNLGVQFLREHIPNTDCLHYAITNTGGISPNVVQSKATVLYMVRSNNVPNNKKLLQRVDNIAKGAALMTDTTFTRRFIDGTADLLPNQVLERALYANMETIPLPEYTKEERDFAAKLDATCPKEEGELPGMGAKYDPEIRKKVSELSDGGNATLNDFLCPYFHSGEQSPGSTDVGDVSWQTPTAQIMTATWPAHSPGHSWQNVSGGKTGVAHKGMLYAAKVLAATAVDLITTPELLEKAREEFKVTAAKGYDCPIEPDAVPVPVEEML, encoded by the coding sequence GTGAATAAGTCTGATGTATACAAGCTGCTGGACGAAAAGCAGCAGATATTTATAGACACGGCGGACAAAATCTGGGGGGACCCGGAGCTGTCCCTGTCGGAGCACAACGCCACAAAGCTCTATGAGGAGCTGCTCTTTGAGCTGGGCTTTGAGGTGGAGCACGCCGTGGCGGGGATAGAGACGGCCTTCGCGGGCAAGTTCGGCAGCGGCAGGCCCGTGATAGGCATACTCGGCGAGTACGACGCGCTGGCCGGGCTGAGCCAGAAGGCCGGGGAGCTGGAGCCCTGCGAGGAGGTTGCAGGCGGCTGTGGCGGCCTAGCCAAGGGCTATGGCCACGGCTGCGGGCACCACCTGCTGGGCGCGGGCAGCTTGGCCGCCGCCTGGGCCGTGAAGGAGTATCTGGCGGCCACCGGCGAGAGCGGCACTGTCATTTATTACGGCTGCCCGGGCGAGGAGGGCGGCGCGGGCAAAGCCTTTATGGCCCGGGAGGGGCTGTTCTACGCCCTGGACGCGGCGCTTACCTGGCATCCGGGCACGGCCAACGAGATATTTACCGGCACCAACAACACCAGTATGCAGGTGGAATACACCTTCAACGGCATAGCCGCCCACGCGGCGGGGAACCCCCATATGGGCCGCAGCGCCCTGGACGCGGTGGAGCTTATGAACCTGGGGGTGCAGTTTTTAAGAGAGCATATCCCAAATACGGACTGCCTGCACTATGCCATCACCAACACCGGCGGGATTTCACCGAATGTTGTGCAGAGCAAGGCAACTGTCCTCTATATGGTGCGGTCCAACAATGTGCCTAACAATAAGAAGCTCCTACAGCGGGTGGACAATATCGCAAAGGGCGCGGCTCTGATGACGGACACCACCTTCACAAGGCGCTTTATCGACGGCACGGCGGATCTTCTGCCCAACCAGGTGCTGGAGCGGGCGCTGTACGCCAATATGGAGACGATACCCCTGCCGGAGTACACCAAAGAGGAGCGGGACTTTGCCGCCAAGCTGGACGCCACCTGCCCGAAAGAAGAAGGGGAACTGCCGGGCATGGGGGCGAAGTACGACCCGGAGATACGCAAAAAGGTCTCTGAGCTCTCCGACGGCGGGAACGCCACCCTTAACGACTTCCTGTGCCCGTACTTCCATAGCGGCGAGCAGTCCCCGGGGTCCACGGACGTGGGGGACGTTAGCTGGCAGACCCCCACGGCCCAGATAATGACCGCCACCTGGCCGGCCCATTCCCCGGGGCATAGCTGGCAGAACGTAAGCGGCGGCAAGACCGGAGTGGCCCATAAGGGGATGCTCTATGCGGCGAAGGTGCTGGCGGCCACGGCCGTCGACCTTATCACCACGCCGGAGCTGCTGGAGAAAGCTCGTGAAGAATTTAAAGTTACGGCGGCAAAGGGGTATGACTGTCCGATAGAGCCGGACGCTGTCCCTGTGCCGGTCGAGGAAATGCTTTGA
- a CDS encoding amino acid ABC transporter ATP-binding protein: MEQRTELIKTVDLHKSFGKLQVLKGVSETIHSGEVVSVIGPSGGGKSTFLRCLNLLETPEQGQIFFEGVEITGKKVDIDRHRQKMGMVFQHFNVFPHLSVKRNITLAPTLVKGMSAEDADKKAMELLERVGLADKAEVMPGKLSGGQKQRLAIVRALAMEPDVMLFDEPTSALDPEMVGEVLEVIKGLVETGMTSVIVTHEMGFAREVSDRVLFMAEGIIMESGEPEELFNHPKNPRLQDFLAKVL, from the coding sequence GTGGAACAGCGGACTGAGCTTATAAAGACGGTGGACCTTCACAAGAGCTTTGGCAAATTGCAGGTCCTAAAGGGCGTGTCGGAGACCATACACTCCGGCGAGGTGGTGTCGGTGATAGGCCCCTCGGGGGGCGGCAAGAGCACCTTCCTGCGGTGCCTGAACCTGCTTGAGACCCCGGAGCAGGGGCAGATATTCTTCGAGGGAGTGGAGATAACCGGGAAGAAGGTGGACATCGACCGGCACAGGCAGAAGATGGGCATGGTGTTCCAGCACTTCAACGTGTTTCCACATCTGAGCGTGAAAAGGAACATCACCCTTGCGCCCACCCTTGTAAAGGGCATGAGCGCGGAGGACGCGGACAAAAAGGCCATGGAGCTTTTGGAGCGGGTGGGCCTTGCGGACAAGGCCGAGGTTATGCCCGGGAAATTGTCCGGCGGGCAGAAGCAGCGGCTCGCCATAGTCCGGGCCCTGGCCATGGAGCCGGACGTGATGCTCTTTGACGAGCCCACCAGCGCGCTGGACCCGGAGATGGTGGGCGAGGTGCTGGAGGTTATAAAGGGGCTGGTGGAGACCGGCATGACAAGCGTCATCGTGACCCATGAGATGGGGTTTGCCAGAGAGGTGTCGGACCGGGTGCTGTTTATGGCCGAGGGCATAATAATGGAGTCCGGGGAGCCGGAGGAGCTGTTCAACCACCCGAAAAACCCCCGGCTTCAGGATTTCTTAGCTAAAGTTTTATAG
- a CDS encoding amino acid ABC transporter permease, whose amino-acid sequence MDLSQIVPNIVKIWQQYWQVFLLEGVMNTLKLTAIAVLFGVILGTLVAMAKMCRFKVVRFIIGVYIEVIRGTPILLQLYIFYFVLPQLLPFLALSPFMWVALALCINSSAYVSEVIRAGIQAVDKGQTEAARSLGLSGRQTMTRIVLPQAVRNILPALGNEFIMMLKETSLASTFFLGDLMTSYLLVGGATYLRFEALIIVGVIYLCLTFPLSKVVAAFERRMARGTAD is encoded by the coding sequence ATGGATCTATCACAGATAGTGCCGAATATCGTGAAGATATGGCAGCAGTATTGGCAGGTGTTTTTGCTGGAGGGGGTCATGAACACCCTGAAGCTGACGGCCATAGCGGTGCTGTTCGGCGTGATTTTAGGCACCCTGGTGGCGATGGCGAAGATGTGCCGCTTTAAGGTGGTGCGCTTTATTATCGGGGTGTATATCGAGGTGATACGGGGCACGCCGATACTTTTGCAGCTTTACATATTCTACTTTGTGCTGCCACAGCTTCTGCCCTTTCTGGCGCTGTCGCCCTTTATGTGGGTGGCGCTGGCGCTGTGCATAAACTCCTCGGCCTACGTGTCCGAGGTGATACGCGCGGGCATACAGGCCGTGGACAAGGGCCAGACCGAAGCGGCCAGAAGCCTTGGCCTCTCCGGGCGGCAGACTATGACAAGGATAGTGCTGCCCCAGGCGGTGAGGAATATTTTGCCGGCCCTTGGCAACGAGTTCATCATGATGTTAAAGGAGACCTCTCTTGCGTCCACCTTCTTCCTGGGGGACCTGATGACCTCGTACCTGCTGGTGGGCGGGGCCACGTATTTAAGGTTCGAGGCCCTTATCATCGTGGGCGTGATATATCTCTGCCTGACCTTCCCCCTGAGCAAGGTCGTGGCGGCATTCGAGAGGAGGATGGCGCGTGGAACAGCGGACTGA
- a CDS encoding transporter substrate-binding domain-containing protein, protein MKMKKMLALILALCLIVTAAAACGESGKDGGKEKLKVATSPDFAPMAFVDTSKQGQEQYVGFDMMLAHYIADEMGRELEIMPMSFDACTTAVSTGTVDMAISGFSWKQDREDNFNLSDFYYPGDNESDQVVIVRKEDEGKYTKPEDFEGMKVGAQTSSLQESLCQEQLTGCEIVTIGDLGTGLLQLKKGDFDAMAVAKGQADVFMSNDPEVALSGFQFEVDDKYTANVIVMKKGADDLTKQVNDILKKAYDSGVYGEWYEEAKEMAMSATAEEVTMPDEPSGSEEDGEAGESSTQEE, encoded by the coding sequence ATGAAGATGAAGAAGATGCTTGCCCTTATCCTGGCCCTCTGCCTTATAGTCACGGCGGCAGCGGCCTGCGGCGAGAGCGGCAAGGACGGCGGCAAGGAAAAGCTGAAGGTGGCCACCAGCCCCGACTTTGCCCCCATGGCCTTTGTGGATACCAGCAAGCAGGGACAGGAGCAGTATGTGGGCTTTGACATGATGCTGGCCCATTACATTGCCGACGAGATGGGCCGCGAGCTGGAGATAATGCCCATGAGCTTTGACGCGTGCACAACGGCCGTCAGCACCGGCACGGTGGACATGGCCATCTCCGGCTTCTCCTGGAAGCAGGACCGGGAGGACAACTTCAACCTCTCTGACTTCTACTATCCCGGGGACAACGAGAGCGACCAGGTGGTGATAGTCCGCAAGGAGGACGAGGGCAAGTATACCAAGCCCGAGGACTTTGAGGGCATGAAGGTGGGGGCCCAGACCAGCTCCCTGCAGGAGTCCCTGTGTCAGGAGCAGCTTACCGGCTGTGAGATAGTCACCATCGGGGACCTGGGCACCGGCCTTTTGCAGCTGAAAAAGGGCGACTTTGACGCGATGGCCGTGGCGAAGGGCCAGGCCGACGTGTTCATGTCCAACGACCCGGAAGTGGCCCTTTCCGGCTTCCAGTTCGAGGTGGACGACAAGTACACCGCCAACGTCATCGTCATGAAAAAGGGCGCGGACGACCTGACAAAACAGGTCAACGACATACTGAAAAAGGCCTACGACTCCGGGGTGTACGGAGAGTGGTACGAGGAGGCCAAGGAGATGGCCATGAGCGCCACCGCCGAGGAGGTCACCATGCCCGACGAGCCCTCCGGCTCTGAGGAGGACGGCGAAGCGGGCGAGTCCTCTACACAGGAGGAATAA
- a CDS encoding glycoside hydrolase family 3 protein: MKIFDPGAYAALARRTVAEGCVLLRNDGPVLPFAQGAKVAVFGRSQFNYYKSGTGSGGLVNTGHVPSITEGLEASGAVKVDAKLKAEYESWIVDHPFDEGQGWANEPWYQEEMPLSEETVLAAAGRSDAAVVILGRTAGEDKDSSNLEGSYLLAGAERDMLKAVCGNFEKVAVVLNTGGILDMKWVEEYKPGAVLYVWQGGQEGGLAVADVLTGKAAPGGRLSDTIAKDIGDYPAAENFGSESRNLYPEDIYVGYRYFETFAPEKVLYPFGFGLTYTTFDVKHTSISVTAAQAGMEAEVTNTGSRPGRQVVQVYCEAPQGKLGKPARALCAFGKTRELAPGETETLSFTVPFARLASYDDSGATGRKSAWVLEAGEYTFYIGTDVRSAKKVGSVTLEETVVEQLEEACAPVTAFDRLRPGTSEGGVYTKEYEPTPLRTVNPMDRRNERLIKADPCAGDKGYKLSDVAEGKVTMDEFLAQLTDADLCCIVRGEGMCSPKVTPGTAGAFGGVTKRLLDFGIPTGCCADGPSGIRMDCGTHAFAMPNGTLMACTFDPELVGELYEYEGLELRKNKVDTLLGPGINIHRHPLNGRNFEYFSEDPLLTGEMAAAQLLALHKYGVTGTIKHFACNSQEFHRHDVEAVISERALREIYLKAFEIAVKEGGARSIMTSYNPINGFWSASSYDLLTTILHGQWGYKGMVMTDWWAKSNDQGQEGERTNTAAMVRAQNDLYMVVPDSESNALHDNSAEGLSKGTVDRAEFIRSAANICNFLLQSPAMLRMRGIESELDKALSEAPSLDDGDSAEMFYVQTGEDNALDFDASLIGMSKGDNTRFGVSIKEQGLYKLILTLRSTDQNDVSQLPLSVFQDRNLLGTATLTGAQRDWETVEFNVMGFSGNFYLRFFAAQTGLELKGVRLEIVKTMAELQKEFGQ; the protein is encoded by the coding sequence ATGAAAATCTTTGACCCGGGCGCATACGCCGCCCTTGCCCGCAGAACGGTGGCCGAGGGCTGTGTGCTCCTTCGCAACGACGGCCCGGTGCTGCCCTTTGCACAGGGCGCTAAAGTGGCGGTGTTCGGCCGCAGCCAGTTCAACTACTACAAGTCCGGCACGGGCTCCGGCGGGCTTGTGAACACGGGCCATGTGCCAAGCATAACCGAGGGCCTTGAAGCCTCCGGCGCTGTGAAAGTGGACGCAAAGCTCAAGGCCGAGTATGAGTCCTGGATAGTTGACCACCCCTTCGACGAGGGCCAGGGCTGGGCCAACGAGCCCTGGTATCAGGAGGAGATGCCCCTCTCCGAGGAGACGGTCCTTGCCGCCGCGGGGCGCAGCGACGCGGCAGTGGTGATACTGGGCCGCACGGCGGGCGAGGATAAGGACAGCTCCAACCTTGAGGGCAGCTATCTGCTGGCAGGGGCAGAGCGGGATATGCTAAAGGCCGTCTGCGGCAATTTTGAGAAGGTGGCCGTGGTGCTGAACACCGGCGGCATACTTGATATGAAGTGGGTGGAGGAATACAAGCCCGGGGCGGTCCTGTACGTCTGGCAGGGGGGCCAGGAGGGCGGTCTTGCCGTGGCCGACGTGCTCACCGGCAAAGCGGCCCCCGGCGGCAGGCTCTCCGACACCATCGCCAAAGACATCGGCGACTACCCCGCCGCAGAGAACTTCGGCAGCGAGAGCCGCAACCTCTATCCAGAGGATATCTACGTGGGCTACAGGTACTTCGAGACCTTTGCCCCAGAGAAGGTGCTGTACCCCTTCGGCTTCGGGCTGACGTACACCACCTTCGACGTGAAGCACACCAGCATCAGCGTGACTGCCGCACAGGCCGGCATGGAGGCCGAGGTGACGAACACCGGCTCCCGCCCGGGCCGCCAGGTGGTGCAGGTCTACTGTGAAGCTCCCCAGGGTAAGCTGGGCAAGCCCGCCCGGGCCCTCTGTGCCTTTGGCAAGACCAGGGAGCTGGCCCCCGGGGAGACGGAGACCCTGAGCTTTACCGTGCCCTTTGCCCGGCTTGCCAGCTACGACGACTCCGGCGCCACAGGCCGCAAGTCCGCCTGGGTGCTGGAAGCGGGCGAGTATACCTTTTATATAGGCACGGACGTGCGCTCGGCAAAGAAGGTGGGTTCGGTCACTTTAGAGGAGACCGTGGTGGAGCAGCTTGAGGAGGCCTGCGCCCCTGTGACGGCCTTTGACCGGCTGCGCCCCGGCACTTCTGAGGGCGGCGTGTATACTAAAGAGTATGAGCCCACCCCCCTGCGCACAGTGAACCCCATGGACCGGCGGAACGAGAGGCTCATAAAGGCGGACCCCTGTGCCGGGGACAAGGGCTATAAGCTCAGCGACGTGGCCGAGGGTAAAGTTACCATGGACGAGTTTTTAGCCCAGCTCACCGACGCGGACCTCTGCTGCATAGTCCGGGGCGAGGGTATGTGCTCCCCCAAGGTCACCCCCGGCACGGCCGGAGCCTTCGGCGGCGTGACAAAGCGGCTGCTGGACTTCGGCATACCCACCGGCTGCTGCGCCGACGGGCCCAGCGGCATACGCATGGACTGCGGCACCCACGCCTTTGCCATGCCCAACGGCACCCTTATGGCCTGCACCTTCGACCCGGAGCTGGTGGGGGAGCTCTACGAGTACGAGGGGTTGGAGCTCAGAAAGAATAAAGTGGACACCCTTCTGGGCCCCGGCATAAATATACACCGCCACCCCTTAAACGGCAGAAACTTTGAATACTTCTCCGAGGACCCCCTGCTCACCGGGGAGATGGCCGCCGCCCAGCTTTTAGCCCTGCACAAGTACGGCGTTACCGGCACCATCAAGCATTTCGCCTGCAACAGCCAGGAGTTCCACCGCCACGACGTAGAGGCCGTCATCTCCGAGCGGGCCCTCAGAGAGATCTATCTGAAGGCCTTTGAGATAGCCGTTAAGGAGGGCGGAGCCCGGTCAATTATGACCAGCTATAACCCCATAAACGGCTTCTGGTCCGCCAGCAGCTACGACCTTCTCACCACCATACTCCACGGCCAGTGGGGCTATAAGGGCATGGTGATGACCGACTGGTGGGCAAAGTCCAACGACCAGGGCCAGGAGGGCGAGCGCACCAACACCGCCGCCATGGTCCGGGCCCAGAACGACCTGTATATGGTGGTGCCCGACTCAGAGAGCAACGCCCTGCACGACAACTCCGCAGAGGGTCTCAGTAAGGGCACGGTGGACCGTGCGGAGTTTATCCGCTCGGCGGCGAACATCTGCAATTTCCTCTTGCAGTCCCCCGCTATGCTCCGTATGCGCGGCATAGAGAGCGAGCTCGATAAGGCCCTCTCCGAGGCCCCCTCTCTGGACGACGGCGACTCCGCCGAGATGTTCTATGTACAGACCGGCGAGGACAATGCCCTGGACTTCGACGCGTCCCTCATCGGCATGAGCAAGGGGGACAACACCCGCTTCGGCGTGTCTATAAAGGAGCAGGGGCTCTATAAGCTGATCCTCACACTGCGCTCTACGGACCAGAACGACGTGTCACAGCTGCCCCTGTCCGTCTTCCAGGACCGCAACCTTCTGGGCACAGCCACCCTTACAGGCGCCCAGCGGGACTGGGAGACCGTGGAGTTCAACGTGATGGGTTTCTCCGGGAACTTCTACCTGCGGTTCTTCGCCGCACAGACCGGGCTGGAGCTGAAGGGGGTCAGGCTGGAGATTGTGAAGACTATGGCGGAGCTGCAAAAGGAGTTCGGGCAGTGA
- a CDS encoding stalk domain-containing protein, with product MTKKLSALAMALALFVCAALLPAPGAQAATAVTARLRPDVTIVIDGHKTVFYHVTGQQAHPVLYNGSTYLPLRAIGELMGRNVDWNSSTKTATLAGERTTPPTVGTPDANPGSASVKATLQNSFSVVVDGETRVFLDANGKRVYPLLCKGSIYLPIRAIGEIMGKAVGWDSATSTVTLGGGDDDDEVTDADSFSGNEPTPSPAPDPAPTPDPTPTPPSGSSTATISQAKARDIALKRVPGATAQHITKLKLDYDHGCWIYEVELVYNWAEYELEIDACTGAVLSYDCDHCDYDCDDHWHGGSGHHNSGCHH from the coding sequence ATGACAAAGAAATTATCCGCCCTAGCGATGGCTCTCGCCCTTTTCGTGTGCGCGGCGCTCCTCCCGGCCCCCGGGGCCCAGGCCGCCACCGCCGTCACCGCGCGGCTGCGCCCGGACGTGACCATCGTCATCGACGGCCATAAGACAGTGTTCTACCACGTCACCGGCCAGCAGGCCCACCCTGTGCTGTATAACGGCTCCACCTATCTCCCCCTGCGGGCCATAGGAGAGCTCATGGGCAGGAACGTGGACTGGAACAGCTCCACCAAGACCGCCACCCTGGCCGGAGAGCGCACCACCCCGCCCACCGTGGGCACGCCCGACGCGAACCCCGGCTCCGCCAGCGTAAAGGCCACCCTCCAGAACAGCTTTTCCGTGGTGGTGGACGGCGAGACCCGGGTCTTCCTGGACGCCAACGGCAAGAGGGTGTACCCCCTGCTGTGCAAGGGCTCCATCTACCTGCCCATACGCGCCATTGGCGAGATAATGGGCAAGGCCGTGGGCTGGGACAGCGCCACCAGCACCGTCACCTTGGGCGGCGGCGATGATGATGACGAGGTCACGGACGCGGACAGCTTCAGCGGCAACGAGCCCACCCCTTCCCCCGCTCCGGACCCCGCTCCCACGCCGGACCCCACGCCCACGCCGCCCTCCGGCAGCTCCACTGCCACCATCTCCCAGGCCAAGGCCAGGGATATCGCCCTTAAGAGGGTGCCCGGGGCCACGGCCCAGCATATCACCAAGCTGAAGCTGGACTATGATCACGGCTGCTGGATATACGAGGTGGAGCTGGTCTATAACTGGGCGGAGTACGAGCTGGAAATAGACGCCTGCACCGGGGCCGTTCTCAGCTATGACTGCGACCACTGCGACTATGACTGCGACGACCACTGGCACGGCGGCTCTGGCCACCACAATTCCGGCTGTCACCATTGA
- the scfA gene encoding six-cysteine ranthipeptide SCIFF: MDLIKTLKTRDLCESAKNGGCGECQTSCQSACKTSCGIANQECENKTGE; this comes from the coding sequence ATGGACCTTATCAAGACCCTGAAGACCCGCGACCTGTGCGAGAGCGCCAAGAACGGCGGCTGCGGCGAGTGCCAGACCTCCTGCCAGTCCGCCTGCAAGACCAGCTGCGGGATAGCGAACCAGGAGTGTGAGAACAAAACCGGGGAGTAA
- the scfB gene encoding thioether cross-link-forming SCIFF peptide maturase, giving the protein MVHQYKLLGYNIVLDSCSGAVHVVDEAAYDMIRWYKDRTREEICEAIQEKYKDRPELTRAEIRGCLDQIAELEKAGKLFSPDSFEPIAGDLKERGGGVIKALCLHVAHTCNLNCSYCFASQGKFHGERGLMSFEVGKRALDFLIEHSGTRRNLEVDFFGGEPLMNWQVVKDLVKYARSVEKAAGKNFRFTLTTNGVLIDGEVIDFCNKEMSNVVLSLDGRKEVHDRFRVDYQGRGSWEEVVPKFQRLVKARGNKQYYMRGTFTHYNPDFLEDIKEMLRLGFTELSMEPVVCAPEDPSALTEEDRLIVMEQYEKLSELLLEQKRAGKPFTFYHYMIDLEGGPCIYKRVSGCGSGTEYMAVTPWGDLYPCHQFVGEEKYKLGDVFKGVGNAAAQEEFRACNVYSRPECRDCWAKLYCSGGCAANAYHATGSIGGVYKAGCDLFRKRMECAILLKAAESEDL; this is encoded by the coding sequence ATGGTACATCAATATAAGCTTCTGGGCTATAACATAGTCCTGGACTCCTGCTCGGGCGCGGTGCACGTGGTGGACGAGGCGGCCTACGACATGATACGGTGGTATAAGGACAGAACCCGAGAGGAGATATGTGAAGCCATACAGGAAAAATATAAGGACCGCCCGGAGCTGACAAGGGCGGAAATAAGGGGGTGCCTTGACCAGATAGCCGAGCTTGAAAAGGCCGGAAAGCTCTTCTCCCCGGACAGCTTCGAGCCCATCGCCGGGGACCTTAAAGAGAGGGGCGGCGGCGTGATAAAGGCCCTCTGCCTGCACGTGGCCCACACCTGCAATCTGAACTGTTCCTACTGCTTCGCCAGCCAGGGCAAGTTCCACGGAGAGCGTGGGCTCATGAGCTTCGAGGTGGGAAAGCGGGCCCTGGATTTCCTTATAGAGCACTCGGGCACAAGGCGCAATCTTGAGGTGGACTTCTTCGGCGGCGAGCCCCTGATGAACTGGCAGGTGGTGAAGGACCTGGTGAAGTACGCCCGCTCGGTGGAAAAAGCCGCCGGAAAGAACTTCCGCTTCACCCTTACCACCAACGGCGTGCTTATTGACGGCGAGGTGATAGACTTCTGCAACAAGGAGATGTCAAATGTTGTCCTCAGCCTGGACGGCAGGAAAGAGGTCCACGACCGCTTTAGAGTCGACTATCAGGGCCGGGGCAGCTGGGAGGAGGTTGTCCCCAAGTTCCAGCGGCTGGTAAAGGCCCGGGGCAATAAGCAGTATTATATGCGGGGCACCTTCACCCACTATAACCCGGACTTTTTAGAGGACATAAAGGAGATGCTCCGGCTGGGCTTCACAGAGCTCAGTATGGAGCCGGTGGTCTGCGCCCCGGAGGACCCCTCGGCCCTCACCGAAGAGGACAGGCTTATAGTGATGGAGCAGTACGAGAAGCTCTCAGAGCTCCTGCTGGAGCAGAAAAGGGCCGGTAAGCCCTTCACCTTCTACCACTATATGATAGACTTAGAGGGCGGGCCCTGCATATATAAACGCGTCTCCGGGTGCGGGTCGGGGACGGAGTATATGGCCGTGACCCCCTGGGGGGACCTGTACCCCTGCCACCAGTTTGTGGGAGAGGAAAAGTATAAGCTGGGGGACGTGTTCAAGGGGGTCGGCAATGCCGCCGCCCAGGAGGAGTTCCGGGCCTGCAACGTGTACTCAAGGCCCGAGTGCAGGGACTGCTGGGCGAAGCTCTACTGCTCCGGGGGGTGCGCGGCCAATGCCTATCACGCCACAGGGAGCATTGGCGGGGTGTATAAGGCGGGGTGCGATTTGTTTAGAAAGCGCATGGAGTGCGCTATCCTGCTGAAGGCCGCGGAGTCTGAGGATTTGTGA
- a CDS encoding aminotransferase class I/II-fold pyridoxal phosphate-dependent enzyme, with protein MNTPLYSFVQNYISSDPHRLHMPGHKGAKFLGCEPCDLTEIDGADNLYAPQGIIRESEENAAKLFGTGATLYSAEGSSQSLRAMVYLAALSKPGPLKIIAGRNAHKSFLTAAALLDADITWLYPEDSGYSLCRCGISPRTLERVLSEHPDAAAIFVTSPDYLGSTLDVAALAGAAHSRGVPLLVDNAHGAYLHFLREPRHPMDLGADLCCDSAHKTLPALTGGGYLHVSKTAPAVFRERARGAMAMFGSTSPSYLILQSLDLCNPYLGSGYTEKLAATIAALDGLKLRLSQKGWVFCGDEPLKLTLDARPMGFTGGELSALLQARGIYPEYADPDFLVLLPGPETPPGALELLEETLGAIGPCPALPGPKLELIPPHRAMTLRQALFAPTETVPLGAAAGRVLAGLSVSCPPAVAPAVPGEVLTEKILEIYGYYGIEGVSVVKE; from the coding sequence GTGAACACCCCCCTCTATAGCTTTGTCCAAAACTACATAAGCTCCGACCCCCACCGCCTGCATATGCCCGGCCACAAGGGGGCAAAGTTCCTCGGCTGCGAGCCCTGCGACCTCACCGAGATAGACGGAGCGGACAACCTATACGCTCCCCAGGGCATTATAAGGGAGAGCGAGGAAAACGCGGCGAAGCTCTTCGGCACAGGTGCCACCCTATATTCCGCCGAGGGCTCCTCTCAGAGTCTCCGGGCCATGGTGTACCTTGCGGCGCTCTCAAAACCCGGCCCTCTGAAGATAATCGCCGGGCGCAACGCCCACAAGTCCTTTCTGACCGCCGCCGCCCTTCTGGACGCGGATATTACCTGGCTCTACCCCGAGGATTCCGGCTACTCCCTGTGCCGCTGCGGCATAAGCCCCCGGACCCTTGAGCGGGTGCTTTCGGAGCACCCGGACGCGGCGGCGATATTCGTCACCAGCCCCGACTACCTGGGCAGCACCTTGGACGTTGCCGCCCTGGCCGGTGCGGCCCATAGCCGCGGCGTGCCCCTGCTGGTGGACAACGCCCACGGGGCCTATCTCCATTTTCTAAGGGAGCCCCGGCACCCCATGGACCTGGGGGCGGACCTCTGCTGCGACAGCGCCCACAAGACCCTGCCCGCCCTCACCGGCGGGGGGTATCTCCACGTCTCAAAAACCGCCCCGGCTGTCTTTAGGGAGCGGGCCCGTGGGGCCATGGCCATGTTCGGCTCCACCAGCCCCTCGTACCTTATATTGCAGTCCCTGGACCTGTGCAACCCATATCTCGGGTCCGGCTATACTGAGAAGCTGGCCGCCACGATAGCGGCCCTTGATGGGCTGAAGCTCCGCCTGTCCCAAAAGGGCTGGGTTTTTTGCGGGGACGAGCCCCTGAAGCTGACCCTTGACGCCCGCCCCATGGGCTTCACCGGCGGGGAGCTTTCCGCCCTCCTACAGGCCCGGGGCATATATCCCGAGTACGCCGACCCGGACTTTTTGGTGCTCCTGCCCGGGCCGGAGACTCCCCCGGGGGCCCTGGAGCTGCTGGAGGAGACCCTCGGTGCCATAGGGCCCTGCCCGGCCTTACCCGGGCCAAAGCTGGAGCTTATCCCGCCCCACAGGGCCATGACCCTCCGTCAGGCGCTGTTTGCCCCCACGGAGACCGTGCCCCTTGGAGCCGCCGCCGGGCGGGTGCTGGCCGGGCTTTCGGTCAGCTGCCCGCCGGCGGTGGCTCCTGCGGTGCCGGGTGAGGTGCTTACTGAGAAGATTTTGGAGATTTATGGGTACTATGGTATAGAGGGCGTCAGCGTTGTGAAAGAGTGA